The Juglans microcarpa x Juglans regia isolate MS1-56 chromosome 8S, Jm3101_v1.0, whole genome shotgun sequence genome has a window encoding:
- the LOC121244769 gene encoding disease resistance protein RUN1-like has protein sequence MDGIGVLLQRGERTLKVVETGVVAMAKTRLEVNPNVAWALIDKGISTFKDDEKIGIGKPISPELLLAIEKSSVAVIVLSRNYASSTWCLQELVKIIECMKEREMRVLPIFYHVDPGDVRNQTGTFADAFAKHEIRFEKNLEKVQTWRNALREVANLSGRHLQNGRESEFIETIVDSIFRELSDTLSIVDEDSLIGIKYPVDELLYSHLQTWRDHEVRFIGLCGIGKTTVARVVFQRIRFEFQACSFLDNVSAECNVDALLEKLLSDMKLRSEKEKWDASKGRAVIKNRLCFKKVLIVLDDVDKNEQLETLVGNCNWFGKGSRIIVTTKDKHLLKRHDGVRDENIYMVKGLNEYNKDLDSKLFCQEAFGKPDCGIDFLDLCKDFVRYASGHPLALKVLGSSLFGKGREVWQSARAKLKAIPNKDIQKKLQLGFDALEDTEKKLFLDIACFFNGDRKDRVIDLLEGLDCYPTIDIETLIDKSLLTSSGKRLWMHNLLQKMGWEIVRCKHRRNPGKWSRLWLSDDILHVLKKNTGTNKVEGIMMNTPLHEEQLNANAFSNMKRLGLLKICNVHLPAGLEYLSNELHLLEWHEYPLTSMPNNFQPHNLVELIMPRCRLEQLPKGFSNLNKLKVLDLSNSQNLIKTPDFTGFSNLQRLILQGCTRLYEVHPSMGVLNRLVLLNLKDCQSLASLPYEINLESLKTVILSGCSNLIKFPAVGENMKRLSELYLDKTATKEVPLSIQNLTGLTLLNLSGCKQDHPSELWHSLFCLSALTSLVTLDLSDCNLSDGAIPGDLSGLSSLESLNLSRNNFTRLPDSISQLSKLKFLYLDNCSKLKLLPNFPSGTQLVMARECSSLENCSNQVTVWTSYETGFTIINCLGYVDDEKSKVSLQELHFQPRWRLLKILRKSPQRLLSLT, from the exons atggatggAATTGGTGTTTTGTTGCAGAGAGGAGAGCGCACGCTTAAGGTGGTAGAGACGGGCGTTGTTGCCATGGCTAAAACGCGACTGGAGGTCAACCCAAACGTCGCATGG GCTTTGATTGATAAAGGGATTAGCACCTTTAAGgatgatgaaaaaattggtATTGGAAAACCCATTTCCCCGGAACTCTTGCTTGCAATTGAGAAATCGAGCGTGGCAGTCATCGTGTTGTCAAGAAATTATGCATCTTCGACATGGTGCTTACAAGAACttgtaaaaattattgaatGCATGAAAGAGAGGGAGATGAGAGTTTTGCCCATTTTCTACCATGTGGATCCTGGTGATGTGCGAAATCAGACGGGCACTTTTGCAGATGCCTTTGCCAAACATGAGATACGTTTTGAGAAGAACTTAGAGAAGGTGCAAACATGGAGAAATGCATTGAGAGAAGTGGCTAATCTCTCCGGACGCCACTTACAGAATGG GCGTGAGTCAGAGTTTATCGAAACCATTGTTGATAGTATATTTCGTGAATTGAGTGATACACTCTCGATTGTTGACGAGGATAGCCTTATTGGAATTAAATATCCAGTTGACGAATTATTGTATTCGCATCTACAAACATGGCGAGATCATGAAGTGCGCTTTATAGGATTATGCGGGATAGGCAAGACAACTGTTGCACGAGTTGTATTTCAAAGAATCCGTTTTGAATTTCAAGCTTGCAGCTTTCTTGATAATGTTAGTGCAGAATGTAATGTGGATGCTTTGCTAGAAAAACTCCTTTCTGACATGAAGTTGaggagtgaaaaagaaaagtgggatGCAAGTAAGGGAAGGGCGGTGATAAAGAATAGACTGTGTTTCAAGAAGGTTCTTATTGTTCTTGATGATGTTGATAAAAACGAACAATTAGAAACATTAGTAGGGAACTGCAATTGGTTCGGCAAGGGGAGTAGAATTATTGTAACCACAAAAGATAAGCATTTGTTGAAAAGACATGATGGAGTTCgagatgaaaatatatacatgGTTAAAGGATTGAATGAATACAATAAAGATCTTGACTCGAAGCTCTTTTGTCAAGAAGCCTTTGGCAAACCCGATTGTGGAATAGATTTTTTGGATCTATGCAAGGATTTTGTACGTTATGCTAGTGGCCATCCACTAGCACTTAAAGTCTTGGGATCCTCTTTATTTGGAAAAGGAAGAGAGGTATGGCAAAGTGCTCGAGCTAAATTAAAAGCAATTCCAAATAAGGATATTCAGAAAAAACTTCAGCTTGGGTTTGATGCACTCGAGGACAcagagaaaaaattatttttggatattGCGTGTTTCTTTAATGGTGATAGAAAGGATCGAGTAATAGATCTACTAGAAGGTTTAGATTGCTACCCTACCATTGATATAGAAACTCTTATTGACAAATCTCTCCTTACTAGTTCGGGAAAAAGACTGTGGATGCATAATTTACTACAAAAAATGGGATGGGAAATTGTTCGTTGTAAACACCGTCGGAATCCCGGAAAATGGAGTAGATTGTGGCTTTCTGATGATATACTTCAcgtgctaaaaaaaaatacg GGAACAAATAAAGTTGAGGGCATAATGATGA ataCGCCACTCCACGAAGAACAGTTGAATGCTAACGCCTTCTCTAATATGAAAAGGCTAGGATTGCTTAAAATCTGTAATGTGCACCTTCCTGCAGGCCTTGAATATCTTTCTAATGAGTTACATTTGTTGGAATGGCATGAGTATCCTTTGACTTCCATGCCAAATAATTTCCAGCCACACAACCTTGTCGAACTGATTATGCCTCGTTGTCGCTTGGAGCAACTGCCCAAGGGATTTAGT AACTTGAACAAATTGAAAGTCCTCGACCTCAGTAACTCCCAAAACTTAATCAAGACACCTGATTTCACTGGTTTCTCAAATCTGCAAAGGCTCATTCTCCAAGGTTGTACTAGATTGTACGAAGTGCATCCATCTATGGGAGTTCTCAATCGACTTGTTCTATTAAATCTCAAAGATTGCCAGAGTCTTGCTAGCCTTCCATACGAGATCAACTTGGAATCTTTAAAAACTGTTATCCTATCTGGCTGTTCAAACCTCATTAAGTTTCCAGCGGTCGGGGAAAATATGAAACGTTTGTCAGAGCTTTACTTGGACAAGACGGCGACAAAAGAGGTACCATTATCAATTCAGAATCTAACTGGTCTGACTTTACTAAATCTTTCCGGTTGTAAGCAGGATCATCCATCCGAATTATGGCATTCGTTGTTCTGCCTCTCAGCACTAACCTCTTTAGTAACTCTTGACTTGAGTGATTGCAATCTGTCAGACGGAGCAATCCCTGGTGATCTTAGTGGCTTATCTTCACTTGAATCTCTAAATTTGAGCAGAAACAATTTTACACGCTTGCCTGATAGCATATCTCAGCTTTCCAAGCTAAAATTCCTCTACTTGGATAATTGTAGCAAGCTGAAATTATTGCCCAATTTTCCCTCGGGTACACAATTAGTAATGGCAAGGGAATGTTCTTCACTCGAAAATTGTTCAAATCAAGTTACAGTGTGGACTTCATACGAAACTGGATTCACAATTATTAACTGCCTCGGCTATGTCGATGATGAAAAATCCAAAGTTTCTTTGCAAGAGCTGCACTTCCAGCCACGGTGGAGGCTATTGAAGATACTCAGGAAATCACCCCAACGGCTACTAAGCCTTACATGA
- the LOC121244770 gene encoding uncharacterized protein LOC121244770 — MCRALRAKNKLGFISGNISKPTDEDDPLFDLWERCNDMVVSWIQNSISMDIRSSIAFVDDAQAVWTELNDQFTQQNGPRIFQLKRNLVSLRQDRDSVSAYFGNLKTLWNEIAIYDPISACTCGQLSILNDRHQRDHVIQFLMGLNDQYANARDQIMLIEPLPTVNKVFSLIQQQEQHHQLTNFSPTSDSMALATKTSFKNNTKNLMTQRMDRLYCTHCQAQGHTLENCFKAGNAPAPYAPTIIWQNMLLKNATNSTDIPLVTNCSKARDQTLLQIRATFASRRKYTRTSLILLRSNISNLLPCSNTRIFPARFLQ, encoded by the coding sequence ATGTGTCGAGCACTTAGAGCAAAAAATAAACTGGGTTTCATTAGTGGGAACATTTCTAAACCTACTGATGAAGATGACCCTTTATTTGATCTATGGGAGAGATGTAATGACATGGTGGTTTCCTGGATTCAAAACTCCATAAGTATGGATATCAGATCCAGCATTGCATTCGTTGATGATGCACAAGCTGTGTGGACAGAATTGAACGACCAATTTACACAACAGAATGGTCCTCGCATCTTTCAGCTCAAGAGGAACTTGGTCAGCCTTCGACAAGACAGAGACTCAGTGAGTGCTTATTTCGGTAACCTCAAAACTCTTTGGAATGAAATAGCCATTTATGACCCTATTTCTGCTTGCACTTGTGGTCAGTTGAGTATACTGAATGATAGACACCAGAGAGACCATGTCATACAATTTCTTATGGGCCTTAATGACCAATATGCTAATGCCAGGGATCAGATAATGCTCATTGAACCACTACCCACTGTTAACAAAGTTTTCTCCCTAATTCAACAACAAGAACAACATCACCAACTCACAAATTTTTCTCCAACTTCTGACTCTATGGCATTGGCTACTAAAACTTCCTTTAAAAACAACACAAAGAACCTCATGACTCAAAGAATGGATAGACTCTACTGCACTCATTGTCAAGCTCAGGGGCATACCTTGGAGAATTGCTTCAAAGCTGGAAATGCACCAGCCCCCTATGCACCCACTATAATATGGCAGAACATGTTGTTGAAAAATGCTACAAACTCCACGGATATCCCCCTAGTCACAAACTGTTCAAAGGCAAGGGATCAAACACTTTtgcaaatcagagcaacttttgcATCGAGGAGGAAGTACACGAGGACAAGTTTAATTTTACTAAGGAGCAATATCAGCAACTTATTACCTTGCTCCAACACAAGGATCTTCCCAGCTCGCTTCCTTCAGTGA